The following coding sequences lie in one Mucilaginibacter sp. KACC 22773 genomic window:
- a CDS encoding carboxypeptidase-like regulatory domain-containing protein, with amino-acid sequence MLSLYKKILLLTIVPCFIVGHVLGQKLLTPSRQSSFYTYIYKIGPDDVLRFYKYPSRQPDENILHNPVDSFKTDDSWKNNLPAGNYLKVYVQKNKLWYKLIENRSAYLKVMRNNYDLRFILTDKQGSPINNAVVTFNNKMVAYDAKNGLYVANQSKKDTVLKVDYAGVSNYFSVKQEKPYQYRRYGRQNNWLKRNWYAVKRLFKKHYNYPQSSAYSHMGFIVFNKAIYKPNDTVKFKAYILGRKSKQAINVPQLLVRLKERNDNDGKVIGKVNGYRNGAYEYSFVLNDSLKLSLDEDYTISLEDPSSLKYDLDKYDGDDERAFLAKRKVYLTGDFKYEEYELKSIKFSTRVDKTAHSPGNPPALYLKAVDENNLPVADGRVTITLLSRGTNRFQPEQLFVPDTLWTHKMPLDPIGETKLMIPDSIFPKADISYEISSEFLNSNNESQSDAQQMTYTDSRYHIESKLNGDTLIATYLDNGKETQATAIISALDAQNDTISKVKVMLPSKTIINPNAYSYNIETDSAYSDLDLKDSESGISVSGYRTADSLFVKVENERHLHFWYSVFAGQKLIDGGQADKLTYAKAYSDKNNVNFLVHYVWAGESQTEATDIIYRDKLLTINVKQPVSVYPGQRVKTDIVVTDNEGKAVANADLTAWSMTSKFTDYKIPFVPYMGKTYAYRKPKKPFNILKTDSEGALKLNWDRWGREIGLDSITYFQFTHPGKFYRVEENIADTVTQVAPFVVKDGDILPVHILYIDGRPVYFDQTQQLKRYSFAVTPGRHMLRFRTSHQNIWVDSVMVERSKKLIISVNATKANSTPVSDTLSSYESDLINKYLITVTNNFGVKMALLQQNDRLFMLNPLTDYRNSILTGPLANNFAVLNVTGEKDRLFETEPNYNYLFEPGLLKQKSIPTTYPFNPVLSSYSGEPDYTQHVLSKNEATDIWQQYLDLRSSTQQLFSNDFSNGVGGNLSFEVNQPKNHRLLVKNVIVYKYNDPDFIQIYPGSTTNIYRLAAGEYRIMFLLKGDVYDLIEKVNIRPYGTNYYKFDILPIHPKDSVSIKIGTIINNRTAGYNYKDYAIENDALKIKEAFNDKYLNTDNFSNVMTGIITSVDDKLPIPGVSVRVKGTSTGAVTDVNGRFKIRVPASGKLLISFIGYEQKEVGIQPGTTVRINLKASSNALNEVVVIGYGTALRKNLTGSVTTITDLQGQVAGLVVTDGAPGGGVSIRIRGMSTNSSAKPLIVVDGEIVESMDGIDKESIGEISVLKNAAATGIYGARAANGVIVIRTKPKPGAPTDKATNAGQAETEQTLRNNFSDYAYWQPKLNTDAQGKASFMATFPDDITNWRTFIIGISDKQQTGFTQNSIKSFKPVSANFIAPQFAVAGDEMKLIGKVMNYNSTAVKLTRTFTYNSKQLQQNNLEVKNSKIDTLGITASATDSLNFEYTIKRDNGYFDGERRKVPVIKQGVEETKGVFEALNGDTTVNLKFDPAMGPVTFRAEASVLPTLAEETRKLRDYKYLCNEQLASKLKGLLAERRIKKFMGEEFKYGKNIQEAIKKLQENRKTNGTWGWWKDTDEELWISLHAVEALLGAQKEGYTVQLDKQKLTDYLVYQLESYHGADKLTCLELLHKLEAKIDYQKYIDIIERENNVLKQKTGFPLSGYDKFRLMLVKQEAGLPVKLDSLFDKQHHTLFGNIYWGDDSYRFFDNSVQLSILAYRIIKADGKHPGQLRKIQGYFLEQRSHGEWRNTYESALILETILPDLLVADKQVKPSAITIKGATTQTINTFPYSATFKPENISVSKTGSLPVYITGSQKFWNNAPQKVSKEFIVDTWFERKKQKVTSLKGGDVVQLKAEVNAKGDADFVMIEIPIPAGCSYESKDQPWGNNEVHREYFKEKVSIFCRKLKQGKYTFTVNLIPRYDGKYTLNPAKAEMMYFPVFYGREGMKRVVVGK; translated from the coding sequence ATGTTATCACTTTATAAAAAGATTTTATTGCTAACCATTGTTCCGTGCTTTATTGTGGGACATGTATTAGGGCAAAAGCTGCTTACCCCAAGCAGGCAAAGCAGTTTTTACACCTACATCTATAAAATTGGGCCTGACGATGTACTCCGGTTTTACAAGTACCCCAGCCGGCAGCCCGACGAAAACATACTGCATAATCCGGTTGACTCCTTCAAAACCGACGATAGCTGGAAAAACAATCTCCCGGCAGGTAATTATTTAAAGGTGTATGTACAAAAAAACAAATTGTGGTATAAACTTATTGAAAACCGCTCGGCTTATTTAAAGGTGATGCGTAATAATTATGACCTGCGCTTTATATTAACCGATAAACAAGGCAGCCCTATTAATAACGCCGTTGTAACGTTTAATAATAAAATGGTAGCCTATGATGCCAAAAACGGCTTATATGTAGCCAATCAATCAAAAAAAGACACCGTATTAAAGGTTGATTATGCCGGGGTTAGCAACTATTTTTCTGTTAAGCAGGAGAAACCTTACCAATATCGTCGCTACGGCAGGCAAAACAACTGGCTTAAGCGAAACTGGTACGCAGTGAAAAGGTTATTCAAAAAGCATTACAATTATCCGCAATCGTCGGCCTATAGCCACATGGGCTTCATAGTATTCAACAAAGCCATATATAAGCCAAACGATACCGTAAAATTCAAGGCCTATATATTAGGGCGCAAATCAAAACAAGCGATAAATGTCCCCCAATTACTGGTGCGGTTAAAGGAACGAAATGACAACGACGGTAAAGTTATTGGCAAGGTTAACGGCTACCGTAATGGAGCCTATGAATACAGCTTTGTTTTAAATGATAGCCTGAAACTTTCACTTGATGAGGATTATACCATTTCGCTGGAAGATCCATCGAGCCTTAAATATGATCTGGACAAATACGACGGCGATGACGAAAGGGCCTTTCTAGCGAAAAGAAAAGTTTATTTAACGGGCGATTTTAAATACGAGGAATACGAATTAAAATCAATTAAATTCAGTACCAGGGTTGATAAAACAGCGCATTCGCCAGGCAACCCGCCGGCACTTTACCTAAAGGCCGTTGACGAAAATAATTTACCTGTTGCCGATGGGCGGGTTACCATAACATTGCTTTCGCGGGGCACCAACCGGTTTCAACCGGAGCAACTTTTTGTACCCGATACCTTATGGACGCATAAAATGCCGCTTGATCCCATCGGCGAAACCAAATTAATGATCCCGGATTCCATTTTCCCTAAAGCTGATATCAGCTACGAGATCAGTTCCGAATTTTTAAACAGCAACAATGAAAGCCAGTCTGATGCACAACAGATGACCTATACCGATAGCAGGTACCACATAGAATCGAAATTAAACGGCGATACTTTAATTGCTACCTACCTTGATAACGGTAAGGAAACGCAAGCTACCGCCATCATCAGCGCCCTGGATGCCCAAAACGATACTATATCTAAAGTAAAGGTAATGCTGCCATCTAAAACCATCATCAACCCCAATGCCTACAGTTATAATATTGAGACAGATAGCGCATACAGCGATCTTGATTTGAAGGATAGTGAAAGCGGAATTTCCGTATCGGGCTACCGCACCGCCGATTCGCTGTTTGTTAAAGTTGAAAATGAGCGCCACCTGCATTTCTGGTATTCCGTTTTCGCGGGGCAAAAACTTATAGACGGCGGACAGGCCGATAAGCTTACCTACGCAAAGGCTTACAGCGATAAAAACAATGTAAATTTCCTGGTTCATTATGTTTGGGCCGGCGAAAGTCAAACCGAAGCTACCGACATCATTTACCGGGATAAACTGCTTACTATCAACGTTAAGCAGCCGGTATCAGTATATCCGGGCCAGCGGGTTAAAACAGATATTGTGGTTACCGATAACGAGGGCAAAGCCGTTGCCAATGCCGATTTGACGGCATGGTCGATGACCAGCAAATTTACCGATTATAAAATACCCTTTGTACCTTACATGGGCAAAACATACGCCTACCGGAAACCTAAAAAGCCGTTCAATATCCTGAAAACAGATAGCGAAGGCGCATTGAAGCTGAACTGGGACCGCTGGGGCCGTGAAATTGGGTTGGACAGCATTACCTACTTTCAGTTTACCCACCCCGGGAAGTTTTACCGGGTAGAAGAAAACATTGCAGATACAGTTACACAGGTTGCCCCCTTTGTGGTTAAAGATGGCGATATTTTGCCGGTACATATCCTTTATATCGATGGCAGGCCGGTTTACTTTGATCAAACCCAGCAACTGAAACGTTATAGCTTTGCGGTAACGCCGGGCAGGCACATGCTGCGTTTCAGGACCAGCCATCAAAACATTTGGGTTGATAGTGTAATGGTGGAACGATCAAAAAAACTCATTATCAGCGTAAATGCAACCAAGGCAAATTCGACCCCGGTATCTGATACGCTGAGCAGTTATGAATCGGACCTGATCAATAAATACCTGATTACGGTTACCAACAACTTTGGCGTTAAAATGGCGCTCCTGCAACAAAACGACCGCCTGTTTATGCTAAACCCGTTAACCGATTACAGGAACAGCATCCTTACCGGGCCATTAGCCAATAACTTTGCCGTCCTTAATGTAACCGGGGAAAAAGACCGCCTGTTTGAAACTGAACCTAACTATAACTATTTATTTGAGCCGGGCCTGCTCAAGCAAAAAAGCATCCCGACAACCTATCCGTTTAACCCGGTATTATCATCTTATTCAGGCGAACCGGATTACACCCAGCATGTGCTCAGCAAAAATGAGGCGACGGACATCTGGCAACAATACCTCGATCTGCGCAGCAGCACGCAGCAACTGTTCAGCAACGATTTTTCAAACGGCGTAGGGGGCAATCTGAGCTTCGAAGTTAATCAGCCTAAAAACCATCGCCTGCTGGTAAAAAACGTGATTGTGTACAAGTATAACGATCCGGATTTTATACAAATTTACCCGGGTAGTACCACCAATATCTACCGCCTGGCAGCCGGCGAGTACCGCATTATGTTTCTGTTAAAAGGTGATGTATATGACCTGATAGAAAAAGTAAATATCAGGCCTTATGGCACCAACTATTATAAGTTTGATATTTTGCCCATTCATCCTAAAGATTCGGTAAGCATCAAAATTGGCACTATCATCAATAACAGGACCGCAGGGTACAACTATAAAGATTATGCCATTGAAAATGATGCCTTAAAAATAAAAGAGGCTTTTAACGATAAGTATTTAAACACCGATAATTTCAGTAACGTGATGACCGGTATTATTACCAGCGTTGATGATAAATTGCCGATACCTGGTGTTAGCGTAAGAGTAAAGGGAACTTCAACAGGTGCTGTAACCGATGTGAACGGCCGCTTTAAGATTAGGGTACCGGCCAGCGGTAAATTATTGATCAGTTTTATTGGCTACGAGCAAAAAGAGGTTGGCATTCAGCCGGGAACTACGGTAAGGATTAACCTGAAGGCTTCAAGTAATGCGCTTAACGAAGTAGTGGTTATTGGTTATGGCACCGCATTAAGAAAAAACCTAACCGGATCAGTAACTACGATAACTGACCTGCAAGGCCAGGTTGCCGGGCTGGTGGTAACAGACGGCGCACCAGGTGGTGGGGTTTCTATTCGGATTCGGGGAATGTCGACCAACTCATCAGCCAAGCCATTAATTGTAGTAGATGGCGAAATTGTAGAGAGTATGGATGGTATAGACAAAGAAAGTATTGGAGAGATAAGTGTGTTAAAAAATGCTGCAGCTACCGGCATTTACGGCGCCCGAGCCGCCAACGGTGTAATTGTAATCAGGACTAAACCAAAGCCAGGCGCACCGACAGATAAAGCAACCAACGCCGGCCAGGCCGAAACCGAACAGACCCTACGCAATAACTTTTCCGACTACGCCTACTGGCAGCCAAAACTAAATACCGATGCGCAGGGCAAGGCAAGCTTTATGGCTACCTTCCCCGATGATATTACCAACTGGCGCACATTTATTATCGGTATATCTGATAAGCAGCAAACCGGCTTTACCCAAAACAGTATCAAATCGTTTAAACCTGTCAGCGCCAATTTTATAGCGCCGCAGTTTGCAGTAGCCGGCGACGAGATGAAACTGATTGGCAAAGTGATGAATTACAATTCAACTGCTGTAAAGCTTACCCGCACATTTACCTACAATAGCAAACAGCTGCAACAGAACAACCTGGAGGTTAAAAACTCTAAAATAGATACCCTGGGCATAACCGCTTCGGCTACCGACAGTTTGAATTTTGAATACACCATCAAACGCGATAACGGTTATTTTGATGGCGAGCGTCGCAAAGTGCCGGTTATAAAACAAGGCGTTGAAGAAACAAAAGGCGTATTTGAAGCCTTAAACGGCGACACTACCGTTAATCTAAAATTCGACCCTGCGATGGGGCCGGTGACTTTCAGGGCCGAGGCGTCGGTACTCCCAACCCTGGCGGAAGAAACCCGTAAACTGCGCGATTATAAGTACCTGTGCAACGAACAACTGGCCTCAAAATTAAAAGGCCTGCTGGCCGAACGCCGGATCAAAAAATTCATGGGCGAAGAATTTAAATACGGTAAAAACATACAGGAGGCCATTAAAAAGCTACAGGAAAACCGTAAAACCAACGGCACCTGGGGCTGGTGGAAAGATACCGACGAAGAGCTTTGGATTAGCCTGCACGCGGTAGAGGCTTTGTTGGGTGCGCAAAAAGAAGGCTATACGGTTCAACTGGATAAACAAAAGCTTACAGACTACCTGGTTTATCAATTGGAAAGCTACCACGGGGCCGATAAACTTACCTGCCTGGAACTGTTACACAAGCTGGAAGCTAAAATTGACTATCAAAAATACATCGATATCATCGAACGAGAAAACAACGTCTTAAAACAGAAAACCGGATTCCCCTTATCTGGTTATGATAAATTCAGGCTGATGCTGGTGAAGCAGGAAGCAGGCTTGCCGGTTAAGCTGGATAGTTTGTTTGACAAACAACATCATACCCTATTTGGCAACATATACTGGGGCGACGACAGTTATCGTTTCTTCGATAATTCCGTTCAACTGAGCATACTGGCCTATCGTATCATCAAAGCGGACGGCAAACACCCCGGGCAACTGCGCAAAATACAAGGCTACTTTTTAGAGCAGCGCAGCCATGGCGAATGGCGCAATACTTATGAATCGGCCCTGATACTGGAAACTATCCTGCCCGATTTGTTAGTTGCTGATAAACAGGTTAAGCCATCGGCCATCACTATAAAGGGAGCTACCACGCAAACCATCAATACCTTCCCTTACTCTGCCACCTTTAAGCCGGAAAACATCAGCGTTAGCAAAACCGGCAGCTTGCCCGTGTACATCACCGGTTCGCAAAAATTCTGGAATAACGCTCCCCAAAAGGTAAGCAAGGAATTTATCGTAGATACCTGGTTTGAGCGGAAAAAACAAAAAGTCACCAGCCTGAAAGGCGGCGACGTTGTACAACTAAAAGCCGAAGTAAACGCTAAAGGCGATGCCGATTTTGTAATGATAGAGATTCCTATCCCGGCAGGATGCTCCTATGAAAGTAAGGACCAGCCATGGGGTAACAATGAAGTTCACAGGGAATACTTTAAAGAAAAGGTGAGCATATTTTGCCGCAAGCTTAAGCAGGGCAAATATACTTTCACCGTAAACCTTATCCCCCGTTATGATGGCAAATACACGCTAAACCCGGCTAAAGCCGAAATGATGTATTTCCCGGTGTTTTATGGCAGGGAAGGGATGAAACGGGTAGTTGTGGGTAAATAA
- the clpX gene encoding ATP-dependent Clp protease ATP-binding subunit ClpX, producing the protein MNKSSKEIRCSFCGAGKQDSLMLIAGLDAHICDKCVNQANEILAEELKVRKVKSSPLAPALLKPYEIKTHLDQYVIGQDDAKKILSVAVYNHYKRLNQRIDKDEVEIEKSNIIMVGETGTGKTLLAKTMAKILNVPFCICDATVLTEAGYVGEDVESILTRLLQAADYDVTLAEKGIVYIDEVDKIARKSDNASITRDVSGEGVQQALLKILEGTMVNVPPQGGRKHPDQKMITVNTSNILFICGGAFDGIDRKIANRLRTQTVGYKLKRDDGEIDMKNLYKYITPQDLKSFGLIPELIGRLPILTYLNPLDRAALRNILTEPKNSLLKQYKKLFEYEGVKLDFEDEVLEFIVDKAMEFKLGARGLRSICEAIMIDAMFEFPSKKDVKRLHITLDYAHEKFEKSDLKKLKVA; encoded by the coding sequence ATGAATAAAAGCAGTAAGGAAATCAGGTGCTCATTTTGCGGCGCCGGTAAACAGGATTCCCTGATGTTGATTGCAGGGCTCGACGCTCATATCTGCGATAAGTGCGTTAACCAGGCTAATGAAATATTAGCTGAGGAGTTAAAGGTACGTAAAGTAAAGTCGTCGCCACTGGCGCCTGCCTTGCTTAAACCGTACGAAATCAAAACTCACCTCGATCAATATGTTATTGGTCAGGATGATGCCAAAAAGATACTATCAGTAGCCGTATATAACCATTACAAACGCCTTAACCAGCGTATTGATAAGGATGAGGTTGAGATTGAAAAATCAAACATCATTATGGTTGGCGAAACAGGTACAGGTAAAACATTGCTTGCCAAAACCATGGCGAAAATATTAAACGTTCCGTTTTGTATTTGCGATGCCACCGTGCTAACCGAAGCTGGTTACGTAGGCGAAGATGTGGAAAGCATCCTGACCCGTTTATTGCAGGCTGCCGATTATGATGTAACCCTGGCCGAAAAAGGCATTGTATACATTGATGAGGTAGATAAAATTGCCCGCAAAAGCGATAACGCTTCCATAACCCGCGATGTATCCGGCGAAGGTGTACAACAGGCCCTGTTGAAAATACTGGAAGGTACAATGGTTAACGTACCACCCCAGGGCGGCCGTAAACACCCCGATCAAAAAATGATCACGGTGAATACCAGCAACATCCTGTTTATATGTGGTGGCGCATTTGACGGTATAGACCGGAAGATAGCCAACCGCCTGCGTACCCAAACAGTTGGTTATAAATTAAAGCGCGATGATGGCGAGATAGATATGAAAAATCTGTACAAGTACATCACCCCGCAGGATTTAAAATCATTTGGCTTGATACCCGAGCTAATTGGCCGTTTGCCTATATTAACTTACCTGAACCCGCTTGACAGAGCCGCCCTGCGCAATATATTAACCGAACCTAAAAATTCGTTGTTAAAACAATATAAAAAGCTGTTTGAATACGAAGGGGTAAAACTGGACTTTGAAGACGAAGTGCTGGAATTTATTGTTGATAAGGCAATGGAATTTAAGTTGGGGGCAAGGGGACTGCGCTCAATTTGTGAAGCGATTATGATAGATGCGATGTTTGAGTTCCCATCAAAAAAAGATGTGAAACGCTTGCATATCACGCTGGATTACGCCCACGAGAAATTTGAAAAATCGGATCTGAAAAAATTAAAAGTAGCTTAA
- a CDS encoding AMP nucleosidase, translating to MNEELNAKKNPTDAPVVKEVQSPVKSGLKTKEAIVANWLPRYTGRPLEAFGDYIILTNFSKYIQLFSQWNDDAPIMGLEKPMQSVTANGITIINFGMGSSVAATVMDLLTAIHPKAVIFLGKCGGLKKKNNVGDLILPIAAIRGEGTSNDYLPPEVPALPSFALQKAISTTIRDFSRDYWTGTCYTTNRRVWEHDKVFKKYLKDLRAMAVDMETATIFTTGFANKIPTGALLLVSDQPMIPEGVKTAESDSVVSEQYVETHLKIGIESLKQLINNGLTVKHLKF from the coding sequence ATGAACGAAGAATTAAATGCAAAAAAGAACCCTACCGATGCACCGGTAGTGAAAGAAGTGCAGTCGCCGGTAAAATCAGGACTGAAGACGAAAGAGGCCATTGTGGCCAACTGGCTGCCACGCTATACCGGCCGCCCGCTGGAGGCTTTTGGTGATTATATTATCCTAACCAATTTCTCAAAATACATTCAACTATTTAGCCAGTGGAATGATGACGCGCCAATAATGGGCCTCGAGAAACCCATGCAAAGCGTTACCGCCAATGGCATTACCATTATTAACTTTGGTATGGGCAGCTCTGTTGCGGCAACTGTAATGGATTTGCTTACCGCCATACATCCCAAAGCGGTTATATTTTTGGGCAAATGCGGTGGCCTTAAAAAGAAGAACAATGTAGGCGACCTGATACTGCCGATAGCTGCCATCCGCGGCGAAGGTACATCAAACGATTACCTGCCGCCCGAAGTGCCTGCATTGCCATCATTTGCCTTGCAAAAAGCCATATCAACCACCATTCGTGACTTTAGCCGCGATTACTGGACAGGTACCTGCTATACCACCAACCGCCGCGTTTGGGAGCACGATAAAGTATTTAAAAAATACCTGAAAGATTTACGCGCCATGGCCGTAGATATGGAAACCGCTACCATTTTTACCACCGGCTTTGCTAACAAGATACCTACTGGAGCACTGCTGCTGGTATCAGACCAACCAATGATCCCCGAAGGCGTTAAAACTGCTGAAAGTGATTCTGTTGTAAGCGAGCAATATGTTGAAACCCATTTGAAAATTGGTATTGAATCGTTAAAGCAGTTAATTAATAATGGGTTAACGGTTAAGCACCTGAAGTTTTAG
- a CDS encoding ATP-dependent Clp protease proteolytic subunit, which translates to MSNNIDKNEFRKYAVKHHRINSLFVDKYLGNFDSRRMPQGIATTVPTGMTPYIIEERQLNVAQMDVFSRLMMDRIIFLGDAIYENIANIIQAQLLFLQSADAKRDIQIYINSPGGSVYAGLGIYDTMQFISNDVATICTGMAASMGAVLLVAGTEGKRAALPHARVMIHQPSGGAQGQQSDIEITYHEITKLKKELYQIIADHSGASFEKVWDASDRDYWMIAEEAKEFGMVDEILRGNKGK; encoded by the coding sequence ATGAGTAATAATATCGATAAAAACGAATTCAGAAAATACGCTGTTAAACACCACCGGATAAACAGCCTCTTTGTAGATAAATATCTTGGAAATTTTGATAGCCGCCGCATGCCGCAAGGTATTGCTACCACGGTACCAACCGGCATGACGCCTTACATTATTGAAGAACGCCAGCTTAACGTTGCCCAGATGGACGTGTTCTCGCGTTTAATGATGGACCGCATTATTTTCCTTGGCGATGCGATTTATGAAAATATTGCAAACATTATTCAGGCTCAATTGCTATTCCTGCAATCGGCTGATGCTAAACGCGATATCCAGATTTATATCAATTCACCTGGTGGCTCGGTATATGCCGGTTTAGGTATTTATGATACCATGCAGTTCATTTCAAATGATGTGGCAACTATTTGTACAGGTATGGCCGCTTCAATGGGCGCTGTATTATTAGTAGCTGGTACCGAAGGAAAAAGGGCTGCATTGCCACATGCAAGGGTGATGATACACCAGCCATCGGGAGGTGCGCAGGGTCAGCAATCAGATATTGAGATTACTTACCATGAGATCACTAAACTGAAAAAAGAATTGTACCAGATAATTGCCGATCATAGCGGAGCCTCATTCGAAAAAGTTTGGGATGCATCAGACCGTGATTACTGGATGATTGCCGAAGAAGCCAAAGAATTTGGTATGGTAGATGAAATTTTAAGAGGAAATAAAGGGAAATAA